The following coding sequences are from one Triticum aestivum cultivar Chinese Spring chromosome 5A, IWGSC CS RefSeq v2.1, whole genome shotgun sequence window:
- the LOC123103497 gene encoding uncharacterized protein → MANKKDRRFRDGMAMVRKRSPPGPTTLHEVPDKLLELILLHLSSPVWLIHAAATCKRWRRIIVDRRFLCNISNRDPSSVVAGHYHNHASPVDGRRHVFVPSSPALAVGSHHFSLDFLPAGGGTSWEIIDSCHSLLLLAKKKTGWRRHEIVQSFICCFHCKMMGLLACRTSSSASRSRSATG, encoded by the coding sequence ATGGCGAACAAGAAAGATAGGAGGTTCAGAGATGGCATGGCCATGGTGCGCAAGAGGTCGCCGCCGGGGCCAACAACGCTGCACGAGGTCCCCGACAAGCTCCTCGAGCTCATCCTCCTTCACTTGAGCTCGCCGGTCTGGCTCATCCACGCCGCCGCCACATGCAAGCGGTGGCGCCGCATCATCGTTGACAGAAGGTTCCTCTGTAACATTTCCAACCGCGACCCCTCATCCGTTGTCGCAGGCCACTACCATAACCACGCGTCCCCCGTCGACGGCCGTCGCCACGTCTTTGTTCCCTCTTCGCCGGCGCTCGCTGTCGGTAGCCACCACTTCTCCCTCGACTTCCTCCCTGCGGGTGGCGGCACCTCATGGGAGATCATCGACAGCTGCcacagcctcctcctcctcgccaagaAGAAGACCGGGTGGAGACGCCACGAAATTGTCCAGAGTTTTatatgttgttttcattgcaaaatgATGGGTCTCCTTGCTTGCCGGACCTCCTCGTCTGCGAGCCGGTCACGCAGCGCTACAGGCTAA